Proteins encoded by one window of Culicoides brevitarsis isolate CSIRO-B50_1 chromosome 2, AGI_CSIRO_Cbre_v1, whole genome shotgun sequence:
- the LOC134828968 gene encoding zinc finger protein 62 homolog, translating to MDPANLEALCRLCLQKLPKKRKECYEFDESLEKYPDTTFAEAFLSCTGCNIQEHEPQHMCLSCGTELMMAFDLRVKCYQTQEVLDKLFETAVNEEPLLEEPPFEYVEGIPTSNYDEYGQESIMDEEIEYKPEIKPTKIVVIKRKKSDLNIKSLPEVMNFPCEYCGTTFRTESALRIHHETHHSDQKRLECPNCLQLFFPTTFEPHIKVCTMLDVDSKNVSDKRQKAKNSSNRKEVCPICAEIRSQYHIKWHIERSQQIDAEGNVITHPYICDICGARKTAKSYILQHIRNEHLNKFVKCRYCPAEFKHPSTLYSHERREHTDKCPLLKCKYCDFMSATHSSLRVHTYSKHTGEKKHECNICFARFVTKWKLQEHMGSHSTETPFSCEVCDGKFKTKEGVRRHQTKVHGLYKMIEFFKMTETKTCRACLKSLTDDGRNLSDRIEKTELVISYRQAFEKCSGYEVTDDEPQEICNECASELRFSLNFKQKCEETQGKLANWLRCKQEIRETVVKMEIFAENISVEEDFDDRQDDFSEKQDDVAEKQDDLAEKQVDITCKKDDSSKQIKNFKCSLCGKCYKTRQKMLDHMNRSHLENKTETCEYCKRKQHPQELETHLNLCYIARLKTGKTKRKTGYTKKESKVKNCKTRTIKSRICPICGMLESISHISMHIACKMPITKNFVCDICDAQLTTIQSIRRHMSTVHLKLGHKCKKCSESFETSHQLNKHTRIVHPGVLAIIKCEFCGVTFNNYACLRKHRARHTGEKFHKCNVCGKGFVQSTSLKNHMASHSDERPYPCEYCGLAFKTTKHLRNHRKNHETHEYECPVCEKTFSTNQYLREHLAKHHPEYELPPKGAIMNKKYRIMMKEKQLREEALRQGMHSKQVEKIVVTEVPSLEEMLLVQKHFTEK from the exons aTGGATCCCGCAAATTTAGAGGCCTTATGTCGTCTCTGCTTGcaaaaattgccgaaaaaacGCAAGGAATGCTACGAGTTCGACGAGTCCTTGGAAAAATATCCCGACACAACGTTCGCCGAAGCATTTCTCAGCTGCACGGGATGCAATATCCAGGAGCATGAGCCCCAACATATGTGTTTGTCATGCGGAACGGAGCTAATGATGGCCTTCGATTTACGTGTCAAGTGCTACCAAACGCAAGAAGTGCTCGATAAGCTATTTGAGACTGCCGTCAATGAGGAACCTTTGCTCGAAGAGCCTCCTTTCGAGTATGTCGAAGGCATTCCGACATCAAATTACGACGAATACGGTCAAGAAAGCATCATGGATGAGGAAATCGAGTACAAACCGGAGATAAAACCCACAAAAATTGTCGTcattaagagaaaaaagtcaGATTTGAACATAAAATCCCTGCCAGAAGTCATGAATTTCCCCTGCGAATACTGCGGAACGACTTTTAGAACTGAATCTGCGCTTAGAATTCATCACGAAACACATCATTCGGACCAAAAACGACTTGAATGTCCAAATTGCCTGCAACTTTTCTTCCCAACGACGTTCGAACCACACATTAAAGTCTGTACGATGCTTGATGTCGACTCAAAAAACGTCTCCGATAAACGACAAAAGGCCAAAAACTCTTCAAATCGCAAAGAAGTGTGTCCCATTTGCGCGGAAATACGTTCGCAGTACCACATTAAATGGCATATTGAGCGATCGCAGCAAATAGACGCCGAAGGCAACGTCATCACGCATCCTTACATCTGCGATATTTGTGGGGCACGAAAAACGGCGAAAAGTTACATCCTCCAGCACATCCGGAACGAACATTTGAACAAATTCGTGAAATGTCGTTACTGCCCGGCGGAATTTAAGCATCCGAGTACGCTTTATTCGCACGAAAGACGCGAACATACCGACAAATGTCCCCTGCTAAAGTGCAAATATTGCGATTTTATGTCGGCGACGCACTCCTCGTTGCGAGTTCACACCTACAGCAAGCACACGGGCGAGAAAAAACACGAATGCAACATTTGCTTTGCGAGATTCGTGACGAAATGGAAGCTGCAGGAGCATATGGGGAGTCATAGTACGGAAACGCCGTTCTCTTGTGAGGTCTGCGATGGCAAATTTAAGACGAAAGAAGGCGTGCGACGACATCAAACGAAGGTGCATGGACTTTACAAGATg attgaattttttaagatgacGGAGACAAAAACGTGTCGTGCATGTCTCAAATCTCTCACGGATGATGGAAGAAATTTATCAGATCGCATTGAAAAAACGGAATTAGTCATTTCCTATCGTCAAGCCTTTGAAAAATGCTCTGGATATGAGGTCACAGATGACGAACCACAAGAAATTTGTAACGAATGTGCGTCAGAATTGCGATTTTCGCttaatttcaagcaaaaatgtgaagaaacTCAAGGAAAATTGGCAAATTGGTTGAGATGCAAGCAAGAAATTCGAGAAACTGTCgtcaaaatggaaatttttgcgGAAAACATCAGTGTTGAAGAGGATTTTGATGATAGGCAAGatgattttagtgaaaaacaAGATGATGTAGCTGAAAAACAAGATGATTTAGCTGAAAAACAAGTCGATATTACTTGTAAAAAAGACGATTCGAGTAAACAAATTAAGAATTTCAAGTGCTCTCTATGCGGAAAATGCTACAAAACTCGTCAAAAAATGTTGGATCACATGAATCGATCGCATTTGGAGAACAAAACCGAAACCTGTGAGTACTGCAAGCGGAAACAACATCCACAAGAGCTCGAAACTCATTTAAACCTTTGTTATATCGCGAGACTGAAGACAGGGAAGACAAAACGAAAAACCGGTTACACGAAAAAagagtcaaaagtaaaaaattgcaaaactcGCACCATCAAAAGCCGCATTTGTCCAATTTGCGGCATGCTGGAGTCCATTTCTCACATTTCCATGCACATTGCATGCAAAATGCCGATAACCAAGAATTTTGTTTGCGACATTTGCGATGCTCAATTGACAACGATTCAAAGTATTCGGCGTCACATGTCGACAGTTCACCTGAAACTCGGTCACAAGTGCAAAAAATGCTCGGAATCCTTCGAAACGTCGCATCAACTGAACAAACACACGCGAATCGTGCATCCTGGCGTCTTGGCAATCATCAAATGTGAATTTTGTGGCGTCACATTCAACAATTATGCGTGTCTCCGGAAGCATCGTGCCCGTCATACCGGCGAAAAGTTCCATAAATGCAACGTTTGTGGCAAAGGGTTCGTGCAAAGTACGTCGCTGAAGAATCACATGGCGTCGCACAGCGATGAGCGTCCCTATCCGTGCGAATATTGCGGCTTGGCGTTCAAAACGACGAAACATCTGCGAAATCATCGGAAAAATCACGAAACGCACGAATACGAGTGCCCGGTTTGcgagaaaactttttccacGAATCAGTATTTGAGGGAGCATCTGGCGAAACATCATCCGGAGTACGAGTTGCCGCCCAAAGGAGCgattatgaacaaaaaataccgGATCATGATGAAGGAAAAGCAGTTGCGGGAGGAGGCGTTGAGGCAGGGAATGCACTCGAAGCAAGTCGAGAAGATTGTTGTCACGGAGGTGCCGTCGTTGGAGGAAATGTTGCTCGTGCAGAAGCATTTTACGGAGAAATAA
- the LOC134831683 gene encoding transcriptional repressor CTCF-like: MMELTSESDWICRCCLEIIPAEDEKYNNLLEIANFVNVSYLKVFEAVSGYEVNAEEPQKLCLPCSEKLLTAFELKKICDKTQKILNSRLKNVKNEVKVEIFELPTFEDDFREEDVDSFPHKKKKSRRKSSPKASKPPKNEKKLCPICGIFRSAKHVQEHIDRSSNVDTNGVPISRPFTCDLCGRQTASRNNMFLHMQTKHLRVTLKCKHCKAEFRNRGRLETHMRKIHTEIKGLLECKFCEFRAVDRSTLHVHMKKHTGLKPHRCEICHHEFITKTKWRDHVATHSDERPFACETCNATFKTRKTLNSHKKIHMEHDYECPVCSHTYQTSHQLRQHVTKQHKEYPLPPPGTVLSKSWRKRKAEQEMKDLAMKQGKDQKEIEAIRVEEVPSISEKLYFQGFG; the protein is encoded by the coding sequence atgaTGGAATTAACATCAGAAAGTGACTGGATTTGTCGTTGCTGTTTGGAAATTATCCCTGCCGAGGacgaaaaatacaataatCTTTTAGAAATcgcaaattttgttaatgttTCTTACTTGAAAGTGTTTGAAGCTGTCTCTGGATACGAAGTAAATGCTGAAGAGCCTCAAAAACTCTGCTTGCCTTGCAGTGAAAAGCTGTTAACTGCCtttgaattgaagaaaatctgtgacaaaacacaaaaaatcctaaattccCGActgaaaaacgtcaaaaatgaagtaaaagttgaaatatttgaattaccCACGTTCGAGGATGACTTCCGTGAAGAAGATGTCGACTCGTTCCCtcacaaaaagaagaaatctcGTCGAAAATCGTCGCCCAAAGCTTCAAAACCGcccaaaaacgagaaaaaattgtgtccTATTTGTGGAATCTTTCGTTCCGCGAAGCACGTTCAAGAGCACATCGATCGTTCAAGCAACGTCGACACCAACGGAGTCCCAATTTCCCGTCCTTTCACGTGCGATCTCTGCGGACGTCAAACGGCATCACGCAACAACATGTTCCTGCACATGCAAACGAAGCATTTACGCGTAACGCTCAAGTGCAAACACTGCAAAGCCGAATTCCGTAATCGGGGACGTCTCGAAACGCACATGCGAAAAATCCACACGGAGATCAAAGGGCTGCTGGAGTGCAAATTTTGCGAATTTCGTGCCGTAGATCGGTCCACGTTGCACGTTCACATGAAAAAACACACGGGACTGAAGCCACATCGATGCGAAATTTGCCATCACGAGTTTATAACGAAGACAAAATGGCGAGATCATGTCGCCACGCATTCCGATGAGCGACCTTTTGCATGTGAGACGTGCAATGCAACGTTCAAGACACGAAAAACGCTGAATTCGCATAAAAAGATTCACATGGAACACGATTACGAGTGTCCCGTGTGTTCGCATACGTATCAGACGTCGCATCAGTTGCGACAACATGTGACGAAACAGCACAAAGAGTATCCTTTGCCGCCGCCAGGCACGGTGCTGAGTAAAAGTTGGCGGAAACGGAAGGCGGAACAAGAGATGAAGGATTTGGCGATGAAACAGGGAAAAGATCAGAAGGAAATTGAGGCGATTCGAGTAGAGGAAGTTCCTtcaattagtgaaaaattatattttcaaggatttggatag
- the LOC134831684 gene encoding zinc finger protein 182-like, with translation MEKPVKSSAWKHFDITEDARAACKHCTKIISHHGRTSNLIKHMKRLHMDVLTGKPKAIENSQRLIFVPETDVFDSRIEEITENVSKSTSEMFEDSIIEETEEVLVLNLDVVCRICLSTCDSEAIQLTSEFNTEVTYQEMFKICTDFELQPNEPPIICPECAAKLQVAYELRRLCEETQKILTNKQQEVTYEDEEAQTDEEIVIIEDDSCEKSSESEPNPCFECDYCGSLFKSRFSLFSHIRKNHLKDKNQPENIKNNPKPHHVVRTFRPQSRETPFECEICHKTFTTRDNLRFHEASHSDARPFSCKICPATFKTKKTLGVHMKSHRAPEYECPVCERGFVTNQLMRNHVTRLHPEFELPPPGTIMNKAWRKKNMTQEVKESLNS, from the coding sequence atggaaaaaccTGTAAAATCTTCGGCTTGGAAGCACTTTGACATCACAGAAGATGCGAGAGCTGCCTGCAAACATTGCACCAAAATCATCAGTCATCATGGCAGGAcgtcaaatttgataaaacaCATGAAACGCCTTCACATGGATGTTCTAACAGGAAAGCCCAAAGCCATTGAAAATTCTCAAAGGTTGATTTTTGTGCCTGAAACGGACGTTTTTGACTCGAGAATTGAAGAAATTAcagaaaatgtgtcaaaaagtACCTCGGAAATGTTTGAAGACTCAATTATTGAAGAAACTGAGGAAGTTTTGGTATTAAATCTTGATGTTGTGTGTCGTATTTGCCTTTCAACGTGCGATTCGGAGGCAATTCAACTCACATCAGAGTTCAACACGGAAGTTACTTACCaagaaatgttcaaaatttgcacGGATTTTGAATTGCAACCGAATGAACCGCCAATTATTTGTCCAGAATGTGCCGCCAAACTACAAGTTGCCTACGAATTAAGACGTTTGTGTgaagaaacgcaaaaaatattgacaaacaAGCAACAGGAAGTAACTTACGAGGATGAAGAAGCCCAAACTGACGAGGAAATTGTCATTATCGAAGACGATTCTTGTGAAAAAAGTTCCGAAAGTGAGCCGAATCCTTGTTTCGAGTGCGATTATTGTGGTTCCCTGTTCAAAAGTCGCTTTTCTCTCTTCTCACATATCCGTAAAAATCATCTGAAAGACAAAAATCAAccagaaaacattaaaaataacccAAAGCCACATCATGTTGTTCGAACTTTTCGTCCACAATCGCGAGAAACTCCCTTTGAATGCGAAATTTGTCACAAAACGTTCACAACGCGCGACAATTTGCGATTTCACGAAGCTTCTCACAGCGATGCTCGACCATTTTCGTGCAAAATTTGCCCGGCAACGTTTAAAACGAAGAAAACTTTGGGTGTTCACATGAAGTCGCATCGAGCGCCAGAATACGAATGTCCTGTTTGTGAAAGAGGATTTGTCACGAATCAGCTAATGAGGAATCATGTGACGAGATTACATCCGGAATTTGAGTTGCCGCCGCCAGGAACGATCATGAATAAGGCGTGGCGGAAGAAAAATATGACTCAGGAGGTGAAAGAGAGTTTGaatagttaa